The following are encoded together in the Xanthomonas vesicatoria ATCC 35937 genome:
- a CDS encoding methyl-accepting chemotaxis protein: MIAFLQRYNVGKRLTFAFGILILLSCALVAAGLYTLAQARQSLDTLTNRNMVIVQHLQEMNNAVSVLALQLRNIVLPTTDEENRRFVAIIEEQRSIYKDARERLYVFSATPAAQAIRDKIDQNNKTARAFNQQVIDLGLAGKADQALPLLLQRAAPATQVWQDALLEYAALQRQRAQEANEVATAAMARGRAMLIGGGLAVVLISGLLGWAITRSLVRPLSQATRAAEAIANGNLDNDVRTTSHDETGRLLQAMEKMQDQVRNLISAQLDMAKRHDAGQISFRMDAGAFPGDFGRMAKDTNELVAAHIKVKMQTIHLVERYAIGDLSEDMPQLPGEKAAITTAMNQVKHNLSTMNHEIKHLAQAAANGDFTARGNAEQFQFDFRIMVESLNTLMATADGNLQSLSGLLQSIAAGDLTARMTGQYQGVFAQMRDDANATAEQLANIVGRIQDAAGAIGLASGEIATGNQDLSQRTEQQAANLEETAASMEELTSTVKQNAEHASQANQLAIGAAAVASQGGAVVASVVTTMSDIQASSKKIAEIISVIDGIAFQTNILALNAAVEAARAGEQGRGFAVVASEVRTLAQRSAGAAKEIKYLIDDSVEKVAQGATLVDQAGTTMADIVASVQRVTNIMSEISSASQEQYAGIEQVNQTVTQMDETTQQNAALVEEATAAARAMEEQAQQLTEAVAVFKVETQAPVARHLTAIASVSPVARPPARATARTIATPAMARRPAVSASASTADASGWQEF; encoded by the coding sequence ATGATCGCTTTTCTTCAACGGTACAACGTCGGCAAGCGCCTGACTTTCGCGTTCGGCATCCTGATCCTGCTGTCGTGCGCACTGGTAGCCGCAGGTCTCTATACGCTGGCGCAAGCGCGCCAGAGCCTGGACACGCTGACCAATCGCAACATGGTCATTGTCCAGCATCTGCAAGAGATGAATAACGCGGTGTCGGTGCTTGCATTGCAGCTGCGCAACATCGTGCTGCCGACCACCGATGAGGAGAATCGTCGTTTCGTCGCCATCATCGAAGAGCAGCGCAGCATCTACAAGGACGCGCGCGAGCGGCTCTACGTCTTCTCGGCCACGCCGGCGGCGCAGGCCATCCGCGACAAGATCGATCAGAACAACAAGACTGCCCGCGCTTTCAACCAGCAGGTAATCGATCTGGGACTTGCAGGCAAGGCCGATCAAGCATTGCCATTGCTGTTGCAACGCGCGGCGCCGGCCACGCAAGTGTGGCAGGACGCACTGCTGGAATATGCAGCGCTGCAGCGCCAGCGCGCTCAGGAAGCTAACGAGGTCGCCACCGCGGCGATGGCACGTGGCCGTGCGATGCTGATCGGCGGCGGCCTGGCGGTGGTGTTGATCAGCGGCCTCCTCGGCTGGGCGATCACCCGCAGCCTGGTGCGCCCGCTGTCGCAGGCCACCCGTGCCGCCGAAGCCATTGCCAACGGCAATCTCGACAACGATGTGCGCACCACCAGCCACGACGAAACCGGCCGCCTGTTGCAGGCGATGGAGAAGATGCAGGACCAAGTGCGCAACCTGATCAGCGCACAGTTGGACATGGCCAAGCGCCACGATGCGGGCCAGATCAGTTTCCGCATGGATGCCGGCGCGTTCCCCGGCGACTTCGGCCGCATGGCCAAGGACACCAACGAGCTGGTTGCCGCGCACATCAAGGTCAAGATGCAGACCATCCACCTGGTGGAGCGCTATGCCATCGGCGATCTGAGCGAAGACATGCCGCAATTGCCAGGTGAAAAAGCCGCAATCACCACAGCGATGAATCAGGTCAAGCACAACCTGTCCACGATGAACCACGAGATCAAGCACCTTGCGCAGGCAGCGGCCAATGGCGACTTCACCGCACGTGGCAATGCCGAGCAGTTTCAGTTCGACTTCCGCATCATGGTGGAAAGCCTCAACACTTTGATGGCCACCGCCGATGGCAACCTGCAGTCGTTGTCCGGCCTGTTGCAGTCGATCGCCGCTGGCGACCTCACCGCACGCATGACAGGCCAGTACCAGGGTGTATTTGCGCAGATGCGCGACGACGCCAATGCCACCGCCGAGCAGCTGGCCAACATTGTCGGCCGCATCCAGGATGCGGCCGGTGCCATCGGCCTGGCCTCCGGCGAGATCGCCACCGGCAATCAGGATCTGTCGCAGCGCACCGAACAACAGGCGGCCAATCTGGAAGAAACCGCCGCCTCGATGGAAGAACTCACCTCCACCGTCAAGCAGAATGCCGAGCACGCCAGCCAGGCCAATCAGCTCGCCATCGGCGCTGCCGCAGTGGCGTCGCAAGGCGGCGCTGTGGTGGCCAGCGTGGTCACCACCATGTCCGACATCCAGGCCTCTTCGAAGAAGATCGCCGAGATCATCAGCGTCATCGACGGCATCGCCTTCCAGACCAACATCCTGGCGCTGAATGCCGCGGTGGAAGCAGCACGTGCCGGCGAGCAAGGCCGCGGTTTTGCGGTGGTGGCGTCCGAAGTGCGCACACTGGCGCAACGTTCGGCAGGTGCGGCGAAAGAGATCAAATACCTCATCGACGACTCGGTGGAAAAGGTTGCGCAAGGCGCCACGTTGGTCGACCAGGCCGGCACCACCATGGCCGACATCGTGGCCAGCGTGCAGCGCGTCACCAATATCATGAGCGAGATTTCATCTGCATCGCAGGAACAGTACGCCGGCATCGAGCAGGTCAACCAGACCGTGACCCAGATGGACGAAACCACCCAGCAAAATGCCGCCCTGGTGGAAGAAGCCACCGCCGCCGCACGTGCAATGGAAGAACAGGCCCAGCAGCTCACCGAAGCCGTGGCAGTGTTCAAGGTCGAGACACAGGCGCCGGTCGCGCGTCACCTGACTGCCATCGCCAGCGTGTCACCCGTTGCGCGCCCGCCAGCTCGCGCGACTGCGCGCACCATCGCCACGCCAGCAATGGCACGCCGCCCTGCGGTGAGCGCGTCTGCGTCTACAGCCGACGCCAGCGGGTGGCAGGAGTTCTGA
- a CDS encoding methyl-accepting chemotaxis protein — MTIVPALPQHTASSPPRRWTSRWDDLAIVRKLGAIGVLALVGLVIPVLLYSGKLNESVTISNNELRSYAPLGQMLGLITDLHAAHVDSGNAADAAAQRAERDLQHLLATTAAMPGFERSHTQLLALQQRHVSGNGSNGYAGLSEQAFAALDALRDDSQLVYTPYIESYHLVVATLIYSPDATESLTRLDAANDPSQAGGDRAMLREQLNQLQRNHLRFRHELDKAMGLLEQPDPALADAANAEATRATDALKSLGTAMEDSDAQADTQWNAALDALGQAMQDLSSISLQALQRQSERHLVEARKAMYQAVAGLSVLALLIAALCWYTLSNLTRNVRRAAAVAANIAQGELDEYIVAPSRDETGQLLDNMRQMQEQLQHVLAAQSEMAQRHDAGQISYRMQADSFPGAYATMVRDTNALVGSHIAVKMQLAQIMSRYAIGDLTQDMQRLPGEKAVLTDTMDTVKANLSAMNSEIKLLAQAAANGDFSVRGDAQRFQYDFRAMVDSLNQLMSTADANLQSLSTVLQAIAAGDLTTRMQGDFHGVFARMRDDANATVAQLTDIVGRIQRSTDAINDAASEIASGNQDLSQRTEQQAANLEETAASMEELTSTVRNNAEHAKRANQLVVGAAAVASQGGEVVGQVVGTMAGIQAASRKIADIIGVIDGIAFQTNILALNAAVEAARAGEQGRGFAVVASEVRTLAQRSAAAAKEIKHLIDDSVTRVEHGNQLVGQAGRTMQDIVDSVRNVTTIMHEISEASLQQSQGIEQVGQTVVQMDQATQQNAALVEEATAAARAMEEQAQQLRDAVSVFQLQAIAAPRVDRAA, encoded by the coding sequence ATGACCATTGTTCCCGCGCTGCCGCAGCACACCGCTTCGTCCCCACCACGCCGCTGGACCAGCCGCTGGGACGATTTGGCCATTGTCAGAAAACTCGGTGCGATCGGTGTGCTGGCGCTAGTCGGCCTGGTGATTCCGGTCCTGCTCTATAGCGGCAAACTCAACGAAAGCGTCACCATCAGCAATAACGAATTGCGCAGCTACGCCCCGCTGGGGCAGATGCTGGGCCTGATCACCGACCTGCATGCGGCCCATGTCGACAGCGGCAACGCTGCCGACGCCGCGGCACAACGCGCCGAACGGGATCTGCAACACCTGCTCGCCACCACGGCCGCCATGCCCGGCTTCGAACGTAGCCACACGCAATTGCTGGCCCTGCAGCAGCGCCACGTGTCTGGCAATGGTTCCAACGGCTATGCCGGACTGAGCGAACAAGCCTTCGCTGCGCTGGACGCACTGCGCGACGACAGTCAGCTGGTCTATACCCCGTACATCGAAAGCTACCACTTGGTGGTGGCGACCTTGATCTACAGCCCCGACGCTACCGAATCACTGACTCGCCTGGATGCGGCCAACGATCCGTCCCAGGCCGGCGGCGACCGCGCAATGCTGCGCGAACAGCTCAACCAGTTGCAGCGCAATCACCTGCGCTTCCGGCATGAGCTGGACAAGGCAATGGGCCTGCTGGAACAGCCCGACCCTGCCCTGGCCGATGCCGCCAACGCCGAAGCCACACGGGCCACCGATGCACTGAAATCGCTTGGGACGGCGATGGAAGACAGCGATGCCCAGGCCGACACCCAATGGAATGCAGCGCTCGATGCACTTGGCCAGGCCATGCAGGATCTGAGCAGCATCTCGCTGCAGGCCCTGCAGCGGCAATCCGAGCGTCACCTGGTGGAGGCGCGCAAGGCGATGTATCAGGCCGTGGCCGGCCTGTCGGTGCTCGCGCTGCTGATCGCCGCGCTGTGCTGGTACACCTTGTCCAACCTCACCCGCAACGTACGCCGCGCCGCTGCGGTGGCCGCCAATATTGCGCAGGGCGAGCTGGACGAATACATCGTGGCGCCCAGCCGCGACGAAACCGGCCAGTTGCTCGACAACATGCGCCAAATGCAGGAACAGCTGCAGCATGTGCTGGCTGCACAAAGCGAAATGGCGCAGCGCCACGACGCCGGCCAGATCAGCTACCGCATGCAGGCCGACAGCTTCCCCGGCGCCTACGCCACCATGGTGCGCGATACCAACGCACTGGTCGGCTCGCATATAGCGGTCAAGATGCAGTTGGCACAGATCATGTCGCGCTATGCCATCGGCGATCTGACCCAGGACATGCAGCGCCTACCTGGCGAAAAAGCCGTGCTCACCGACACCATGGACACCGTCAAGGCCAACCTGTCGGCGATGAACAGCGAGATCAAACTGCTGGCGCAGGCGGCCGCCAACGGCGATTTCAGCGTACGGGGCGATGCACAGCGCTTCCAATACGACTTCCGCGCGATGGTGGACAGCCTCAATCAGCTGATGTCCACCGCCGACGCCAACCTGCAGTCGCTGTCCACGGTGCTGCAGGCGATCGCCGCCGGCGACCTCACCACCCGTATGCAGGGCGATTTCCACGGTGTCTTCGCACGCATGCGCGACGATGCCAATGCCACGGTGGCGCAACTTACCGATATCGTCGGGCGCATCCAGCGCTCCACCGATGCCATCAACGATGCGGCCAGCGAGATTGCCTCCGGCAACCAGGACCTGTCGCAGCGCACCGAGCAACAAGCGGCGAATCTCGAAGAAACCGCCGCCTCGATGGAAGAACTCACCTCCACCGTGCGTAACAACGCCGAGCACGCAAAGCGCGCTAATCAGCTGGTGGTCGGCGCCGCCGCCGTTGCCTCGCAAGGTGGCGAGGTGGTTGGCCAGGTGGTCGGCACCATGGCCGGCATCCAGGCTGCTTCCAGAAAGATCGCCGACATCATCGGCGTGATCGACGGCATTGCCTTCCAGACCAATATCCTCGCGTTGAACGCGGCAGTGGAAGCGGCGCGGGCCGGCGAACAGGGTCGGGGGTTTGCCGTGGTCGCTTCGGAAGTGCGCACCCTCGCCCAACGCTCTGCCGCTGCGGCTAAAGAGATCAAGCACTTGATCGACGACTCGGTCACCCGGGTCGAACACGGTAACCAGCTGGTTGGCCAGGCCGGGCGCACCATGCAGGACATCGTCGATTCGGTGCGCAACGTCACCACGATCATGCACGAGATCAGCGAGGCTTCGCTGCAGCAGTCGCAAGGCATCGAACAGGTCGGCCAGACCGTCGTGCAAATGGATCAGGCGACCCAGCAGAACGCCGCGCTGGTGGAAGAAGCCACGGCCGCCGCGCGCGCGATGGAAGAACAAGCGCAGCAATTGCGCGATGCGGTGTCGGTGTTCCAGCTGCAGGCGATCGCCGCTCCACGCGTTGATCGAGCAGCCTGA
- a CDS encoding methyl-accepting chemotaxis protein yields MKWINNLKLMPRLMLAFGIVLLIMLVQGIIAYSGLASLNNVTRDLAGNTMSSVREAGDLRGMLGEYRNASYQNLVRASDAVKQEAKVRAKRLNGEIEATIKGYPRLIESPQQKKLFDVFVADWKKASASYASVDEMMELNLPDDAIDTFVGETRTLHNKAKDSLAALIAEDNLLAQAAKTKAEKVHATSVTLTLVVLLIGIAGGLGLAFLFARSIVRSMRGAVSTATEIAGGKLDGQINVQGQDEVGELMRSMQRMQRDLKERIERDRKIADENLRIRTALDKSSTGTFITDPDRVMIYANDAFKKIVAQYESSIRLASPEFDAGKVIGQHISYLGLSDATVRKAIAALERDGVTSFEERFGEVVLAQTVTGIKNEQGETTGEVCEWRDRTIEVQVEEEVARIVRAAASGDMSGRVETDGKQGFFLQLAQQLNGLLDANAGSLEQISALLSALSRGDLTVRMHGQFSGVFAQMRDDANATAEQLADIVGRIKLSSSAINSAAGEIASGNSDLSHRTEQQAANLEETAASMEELTSTVKQNAESARQANQLAIGATGVASQGGDVVSQVVTTMSGIEASSKKIADIISVIDGIAFQTNILALNAAVEAARAGEQGRGFAVVASEVRTLAQRSAGAAKEIKGLIDDSVHKVAEGSALVRKAGATMAEIVASVQRVTDIMGEISAASQEQSTGIEQVNQTITQMDETTQQNAALVEEATAAARSMEEQAGHLAEAVSVFKLDESAAAAQARVRPVASRPVAVKTAAKSTVRTAAAPARSAKPQAALADGNWQLARVLSHS; encoded by the coding sequence ATGAAATGGATCAATAATCTGAAATTGATGCCGCGGCTGATGCTGGCGTTCGGCATCGTGCTGCTGATCATGCTGGTGCAGGGAATCATCGCGTATTCGGGCCTGGCATCGCTCAACAATGTGACCCGCGACCTGGCCGGCAACACCATGTCCAGCGTGCGCGAAGCCGGCGATCTGCGCGGCATGCTCGGCGAATACCGGAATGCGTCTTATCAAAATCTGGTGCGCGCCAGCGATGCGGTCAAGCAGGAAGCCAAGGTCCGCGCCAAGCGGCTCAACGGTGAAATCGAGGCGACGATCAAGGGTTATCCCCGCCTGATCGAAAGCCCGCAACAGAAAAAGCTTTTCGACGTATTCGTCGCCGACTGGAAAAAGGCTTCGGCCTCGTACGCCAGCGTCGATGAAATGATGGAACTCAATCTTCCCGACGACGCCATCGACACCTTCGTTGGCGAAACCCGTACCTTGCACAACAAGGCTAAGGATTCGCTGGCGGCGTTGATCGCCGAGGACAATCTGCTGGCACAGGCGGCCAAGACCAAGGCCGAAAAAGTCCACGCAACCTCGGTCACGCTGACCCTGGTGGTATTGCTGATCGGCATCGCCGGCGGCCTGGGCCTGGCGTTCCTGTTCGCCCGCTCGATCGTGCGCAGCATGCGCGGCGCGGTGAGCACCGCCACCGAAATCGCCGGCGGCAAGCTGGATGGCCAGATCAACGTGCAGGGCCAGGACGAAGTGGGCGAACTGATGCGCTCCATGCAGCGCATGCAGCGCGATCTGAAGGAGCGGATCGAACGCGACCGGAAGATCGCCGACGAGAACCTGCGCATTCGCACCGCGCTGGACAAATCGTCCACCGGCACCTTCATCACCGATCCCGACCGCGTGATGATCTACGCCAACGATGCCTTCAAGAAGATCGTGGCGCAGTACGAAAGCAGCATCCGTCTGGCATCGCCCGAGTTCGACGCGGGCAAGGTCATCGGCCAGCACATCAGCTACCTTGGCCTGTCGGATGCGACCGTGCGCAAGGCCATCGCCGCACTGGAGCGCGACGGCGTCACCAGTTTCGAAGAGCGCTTCGGCGAAGTCGTGCTGGCGCAAACCGTCACCGGCATCAAGAACGAGCAAGGTGAAACCACCGGCGAAGTCTGCGAATGGCGCGACCGCACCATCGAAGTCCAGGTTGAAGAAGAAGTCGCACGCATCGTGCGCGCCGCGGCCAGTGGCGACATGAGCGGTCGCGTCGAAACCGACGGCAAGCAAGGTTTCTTCCTGCAACTGGCGCAGCAGCTCAACGGCTTGCTGGATGCCAATGCCGGCAGCCTGGAGCAAATCTCCGCACTGCTGTCTGCGCTGTCGCGCGGCGACCTGACCGTGCGCATGCATGGCCAGTTCAGTGGCGTGTTCGCGCAGATGCGTGACGATGCCAATGCCACGGCCGAGCAATTGGCCGACATCGTCGGTCGCATCAAGCTCTCCTCCAGCGCAATCAACTCGGCAGCCGGCGAAATCGCCTCGGGCAACAGCGACCTGTCGCACCGCACCGAACAGCAGGCCGCCAACCTGGAAGAAACCGCTGCCTCGATGGAAGAGCTCACCTCCACCGTCAAGCAGAATGCCGAAAGCGCGCGTCAGGCCAATCAGCTGGCCATCGGCGCCACCGGTGTGGCTTCGCAGGGCGGCGACGTGGTATCGCAGGTGGTCACCACCATGTCCGGCATCGAAGCCTCGTCCAAGAAGATCGCCGACATCATCTCGGTCATCGACGGCATTGCGTTCCAGACCAACATCCTGGCACTGAACGCGGCGGTGGAAGCGGCACGTGCCGGCGAACAGGGCCGCGGGTTTGCGGTGGTCGCTTCCGAGGTGCGCACGTTGGCACAGCGGTCGGCCGGCGCCGCCAAGGAGATCAAGGGCCTGATCGACGACTCCGTGCACAAGGTGGCCGAAGGCTCGGCGCTGGTGCGCAAGGCCGGTGCCACCATGGCAGAAATCGTGGCCAGCGTGCAGCGTGTGACCGACATCATGGGCGAAATCTCTGCCGCCTCGCAGGAGCAGTCGACCGGTATCGAGCAGGTCAATCAGACTATCACCCAGATGGACGAGACCACCCAGCAGAATGCTGCGCTGGTGGAAGAAGCCACTGCGGCCGCCCGCTCGATGGAAGAGCAGGCCGGTCATCTGGCCGAGGCGGTGTCGGTGTTCAAGCTGGACGAGTCGGCCGCAGCTGCGCAAGCACGTGTCCGCCCGGTCGCTTCGCGTCCGGTCGCGGTCAAGACCGCGGCCAAGTCAACAGTGCGCACCGCGGCCGCGCCGGCGCGGTCGGCCAAGCCACAGGCCGCGCTGGCCGATGGCAACTGGCAACTGGCAAGAGTTCTGAGTCACTCCTGA
- a CDS encoding flagellar brake protein, translating to MSQGDTSESELDHDDHLAEGDERYLLRNKRQIRGLLRQLLDQRAVVTMHVAGRDMAVPTAVLEVDEDDDCVILDGSHNEASNRAIEDAKYLLCYAQLERVNVRFRLEKAERLDRDIHVAFRAELPDAMYHMQRRESYRLETPITDSPVCIIRQDEAQGGNLNLQLRVIDISSGGLAVSLTAGMPLLEPQRTYRNCTLQLPDAAPIALPLTVCSQYKQTLPNGSEGFRVGLQFSDLPRGADETIQRYIFRVDRQRNARKSGVF from the coding sequence ATGTCCCAAGGCGATACCTCAGAGTCAGAGCTGGACCACGACGATCACCTTGCCGAAGGTGATGAGCGCTACCTGCTGCGCAACAAGCGGCAGATCCGTGGCTTGCTGCGTCAGCTGCTGGATCAACGCGCGGTTGTGACGATGCACGTGGCCGGGCGCGACATGGCTGTGCCCACCGCCGTGCTCGAAGTGGATGAAGACGACGACTGCGTGATTCTGGACGGCAGCCATAACGAGGCCTCCAACCGCGCCATCGAAGATGCCAAGTACCTGCTCTGCTACGCGCAACTGGAGCGGGTCAATGTCCGCTTCCGTCTGGAAAAGGCCGAACGCCTGGACCGCGACATCCACGTCGCCTTCCGCGCCGAGTTGCCGGACGCGATGTACCACATGCAACGGCGCGAGTCGTACCGGTTGGAAACGCCGATCACCGACTCGCCGGTCTGCATCATCCGTCAGGACGAGGCCCAGGGCGGTAATCTCAACCTGCAGCTGCGCGTCATCGACATCAGCAGCGGCGGCCTGGCGGTATCGCTGACCGCCGGCATGCCCCTACTGGAGCCGCAGCGCACGTACCGCAACTGCACGCTGCAACTGCCAGACGCCGCACCGATCGCGTTACCACTCACCGTATGCAGCCAGTACAAGCAGACCCTGCCCAATGGCAGCGAAGGCTTCCGTGTCGGCTTGCAGTTCAGCGATCTGCCGCGAGGCGCCGACGAAACCATCCAGCGCTACATCTTCCGGGTCGACCGCCAGCGCAATGCGCGCAAGAGCGGCGTGTTCTGA
- a CDS encoding methyl-accepting chemotaxis protein, with product MHVFNRLSVGTRLSALLTLVIALSLALLALTIYRQSAADIESQVKAELHSSTRLMQQAVAMYDVTLTEGTERLGSVFDDMLPRGPRTLDTASTVTIGEQNTPTLRTGAQALNLNFDAVDRFAQATGGVATIFARTGDDFVRITTSLRNKQNERVIGTLLDRKGKAYAALSQGKAFTGQAQLFGDQYMTYYAPLRDAAGEVIGALFVGRNYTQGLAALKAQVSTTQLGQDGYFVIADMAPGEHQGQIIAAPPGTPATLSGLVPADQQAALQSVLDAKQPSANLQLRDAKGNAQAFEVTAQRYAPWQWAVIGTQPRSAIDGPLDQLMGSMLLFSLVVLVLCIAVVFVAARKMVTRPLVAVERVLGDVAAGRLDNPIEVDRQDEVGRLLLSARTMRDDLRARVERDQRIASEALRVRTALDDVSTNVMIADANRRIIYVNRPLQRMLKNAQDDLRRDLPQFDADALIDASIDQFHRKPEHQARMLDQLTGTHTAQILVGGRTMRLIVNPVLGAAGERMGFVVEWADRTQEVQVEQEVARIVQAAAAGDLSGRVGTEGKQGFLLLLAQQLNMLLDNNADGLSRVSALLSSLSQGDLTARMEGDLQGVFASIRDDANATADQLAGIVRRIKDSSLAINSAATEIATGNGDLSRRTEQQAAALEETAASMEELTATVKQNADNADQANRLVLDAAGVAAKGGDVVGRVVATMADIDTSSKKIADIISVIDGIAFQTNILALNAAVEAARAGEQGRGFAVVASEVRTLAQRSAGAAKEIKHLIEDSVTRIGNGAALASEAGSTMQQVVGSVQRVTDIMGEITSASREQAAGITQVNQTVTQMDETTQQNAALVEEATAAARAMEDQAAQLVDAVAVFRLEQHGRLDTLLANARHAYH from the coding sequence ATGCATGTCTTCAACCGACTTTCCGTTGGCACGCGGCTGTCCGCATTGCTCACCCTGGTTATCGCACTCTCGCTGGCGCTGCTTGCGCTCACCATTTACCGGCAGTCGGCTGCCGACATCGAATCGCAGGTGAAGGCGGAGTTGCATTCGAGCACACGGTTGATGCAGCAAGCGGTAGCGATGTACGACGTCACCCTGACCGAAGGCACCGAGCGGCTGGGCAGCGTCTTCGACGACATGCTGCCGCGGGGCCCACGCACGCTGGATACCGCCAGCACCGTGACCATCGGCGAGCAGAACACGCCCACGCTGCGCACCGGCGCACAGGCGCTGAATCTCAATTTCGACGCGGTGGATCGCTTTGCGCAGGCAACCGGCGGCGTTGCAACCATCTTTGCCCGCACCGGCGATGACTTCGTGCGCATCACCACCTCGCTGCGCAACAAGCAGAACGAACGCGTGATCGGCACCCTGCTCGATCGCAAGGGCAAGGCCTACGCCGCACTGTCCCAAGGCAAGGCCTTCACCGGCCAGGCGCAGTTGTTCGGCGACCAGTACATGACCTACTACGCGCCCCTGCGTGACGCGGCCGGCGAGGTGATCGGCGCGCTGTTCGTCGGTCGCAACTATACCCAGGGCCTGGCCGCGCTCAAGGCCCAGGTCAGCACCACGCAGCTGGGGCAGGATGGCTACTTCGTCATCGCCGACATGGCGCCGGGCGAGCACCAGGGCCAGATCATCGCCGCCCCACCGGGCACGCCGGCCACGTTGTCGGGTCTGGTGCCTGCCGATCAGCAGGCAGCGTTGCAGTCGGTACTGGACGCCAAGCAGCCCAGCGCCAACCTGCAGCTACGCGATGCCAAGGGCAACGCACAGGCGTTCGAAGTCACCGCACAGCGCTATGCGCCATGGCAGTGGGCGGTGATCGGCACCCAGCCGCGCAGCGCCATCGACGGCCCGCTCGACCAGCTGATGGGCAGCATGCTGCTGTTCTCGCTCGTGGTACTGGTGCTGTGCATCGCGGTGGTGTTTGTGGCCGCACGCAAGATGGTCACCCGACCGCTGGTGGCGGTGGAACGTGTGCTCGGCGATGTGGCCGCCGGCCGCCTGGACAACCCGATCGAGGTCGATCGCCAGGACGAAGTGGGCCGCCTGCTGCTCAGCGCCCGCACCATGCGTGACGACCTGCGCGCGCGCGTTGAGCGCGATCAGCGGATTGCCAGCGAGGCCTTGCGCGTGCGCACCGCGCTGGACGATGTCAGCACCAACGTGATGATTGCCGATGCCAACCGTCGCATCATCTACGTCAACCGCCCGCTGCAGCGCATGCTCAAGAATGCACAGGACGACCTGCGCCGCGACCTGCCGCAATTTGATGCCGACGCACTGATCGATGCCAGCATCGACCAGTTCCACCGCAAACCCGAGCACCAGGCGCGCATGCTTGATCAGCTCACCGGCACCCATACTGCGCAGATTCTGGTCGGTGGCCGCACCATGCGCCTGATCGTCAACCCGGTGCTGGGAGCGGCCGGCGAGCGCATGGGCTTTGTGGTCGAGTGGGCCGATCGCACCCAGGAGGTGCAGGTGGAGCAGGAAGTGGCGCGCATCGTGCAGGCCGCTGCTGCCGGCGACCTGAGCGGGCGCGTCGGCACCGAAGGCAAGCAGGGGTTCCTGCTGCTGCTTGCCCAGCAGCTCAACATGCTGCTGGACAACAATGCCGACGGACTCTCGCGTGTCTCGGCGCTGTTGTCGTCATTGTCTCAGGGCGATCTCACCGCACGCATGGAAGGCGATCTGCAAGGGGTTTTTGCCAGTATCCGCGACGATGCCAATGCTACCGCCGACCAGCTGGCCGGCATCGTGCGTCGCATTAAAGACTCCTCGTTGGCCATCAACTCGGCCGCCACCGAGATCGCCACCGGCAACGGCGACCTGTCGCGTCGTACCGAACAGCAGGCTGCCGCGCTCGAAGAAACCGCCGCTTCAATGGAAGAGCTCACCGCCACGGTCAAGCAGAACGCCGACAACGCCGACCAGGCCAACCGCCTGGTGCTCGACGCCGCTGGCGTGGCCGCCAAGGGTGGCGATGTGGTTGGCCGTGTGGTCGCCACCATGGCCGACATCGATACCTCGTCCAAGAAGATCGCCGACATCATCAGCGTCATCGACGGCATCGCCTTCCAGACCAACATCCTCGCTTTGAATGCGGCGGTGGAAGCGGCGCGTGCCGGCGAGCAGGGCCGCGGCTTCGCCGTGGTGGCCTCCGAGGTGCGCACGCTCGCGCAGCGCTCGGCCGGGGCGGCCAAGGAGATCAAGCACCTGATCGAAGACTCGGTGACCCGCATCGGCAACGGTGCCGCACTGGCTTCGGAGGCTGGCAGCACGATGCAGCAGGTAGTCGGCTCGGTGCAGCGCGTCACCGACATCATGGGTGAAATTACCAGCGCCTCGCGCGAGCAGGCCGCCGGCATCACCCAGGTCAACCAGACCGTCACCCAGATGGACGAAACCACGCAGCAGAACGCCGCATTGGTGGAAGAAGCCACGGCGGCCGCGCGCGCGATGGAAGACCAGGCCGCGCAGCTGGTGGACGCGGTGGCGGTGTTCCGCCTCGAGCAGCACGGCCGTCTAGACACCTTGCTGGCCAACGCACGCCACGCCTACCACTGA
- a CDS encoding chemotaxis protein CheW, with translation MNDKSTATGTGGEFLSFALGEEHYGVDILKVQEIRGYDSVTRLPDAPDYIKGVINLRGTIVPVIDLRLKLRLKEARYDAFTVMIVLNVEDRVVGIVVDSVSDVIPLNDDQIRPTPEFGASVDTRFISGIGTQDDRMLILLDIETLLDSTELGQQQLAEEAA, from the coding sequence ATGAACGACAAAAGCACTGCCACCGGCACCGGTGGTGAATTCCTCAGCTTCGCCTTGGGCGAAGAACACTACGGCGTGGACATCCTGAAAGTGCAGGAAATCCGCGGCTACGATTCGGTCACCCGTCTGCCCGACGCCCCCGATTACATCAAGGGTGTGATCAATCTGCGCGGCACCATCGTGCCGGTGATCGACCTGCGTCTGAAGCTGCGCCTGAAAGAAGCGCGCTACGACGCCTTCACCGTGATGATCGTCCTTAACGTCGAAGACCGCGTCGTCGGCATCGTGGTGGACAGCGTCTCGGACGTGATCCCGCTCAACGACGACCAGATCCGTCCGACGCCTGAGTTCGGCGCTTCGGTGGACACCCGCTTCATCTCCGGCATCGGCACCCAGGACGATCGCATGCTAATCCTGCTGGATATCGAAACCTTGCTGGACAGCACCGAGCTGGGTCAGCAGCAGCTGGCTGAAGAAGCCGCCTGA